In Silurus meridionalis isolate SWU-2019-XX chromosome 29, ASM1480568v1, whole genome shotgun sequence, one DNA window encodes the following:
- the lrrc71 gene encoding LOW QUALITY PROTEIN: leucine-rich repeat-containing protein 71 (The sequence of the model RefSeq protein was modified relative to this genomic sequence to represent the inferred CDS: deleted 2 bases in 1 codon), which yields MKKRMEKVNKEKGTSGLEEETSQIAGLNKQNTSRVQNIDDYQCTGDLRVDIPELCASVGLKEIPDVRLITTESPSTERAPDGSHEQAFSESCMVTWSPKPCLHIEMENEEPRSVKRVRISGWKVDEKMAQILSKALPSLSNLQSLEMWQTGLTDPILTSMKNTVFMCSKLRTVFLEGTPIPENSYHILMAEDSLIAHLSLRNNHIGEDGARLISLALCKSLLSLNLAFNAVGNVGATYLAQGLRLNRTLLYLSLANNHIGDAGAAQLAQVFGPFALTHEEIVERRRELKKKEQLDDTKKDEKPLTNQTMTMTGRKEDTKGEKKKTSDTKLLQGKGAKSDGKDKQPSVKEQETDEVVETQSPLLDPEIQTIAGKVIYPGNTTLLSLNLSGNELTQQSLQMFLQSVACKGRGLQHISLNRNSFPPDCETFVKLQELMSLKDPLKRTTSAQVDAEQGQAA from the exons atgaagAAACGGATGGAAAAGGTGAACAAGGAGAAAGGAACTTCCGGTTTGGAGGAAGAGACTTCACAAATTGcag GactgaataaacaaaacaccTCCCGTGTCCAAAACATAG ATGACTACCAGTGCACAGGCGATCTGCGAGTGGATATCCCTGAGCTGTGTGCTTCAGTTGGCCTGAAGGAAATCCCTGATGTGAGACTGATTACAACAGAATCACCTTCTACAGAAAGAGCACCGG ACGGCAGCCATGAACAGGCATTTTCGGAAAGCTGTATGGTAACTTGGTCACCTAAACCCTGCCTTCACATAGAAATGGAGAATGAGGAGCCTCGAAGCGTAAAAAGAGTCCGAATATCTG GATGGAAGGTGGATGAGAAGATGGCACAAATCCTGAGTAAAGCCTTACCATCCCTCAGCAATCTACAGAGTCTAGA GATGTGGCAGACTGGATTGACTGACCCCATTCTGACTTCTATGAAGAACACAGTTTTTATGTGCTCAAAGCTCAG GACAGTTTTTTTGGAAGGAACCCCTATTCCAGAAAACAGTTACCATATTCTCATGGCGGAAGACAGTCT GATAGCACACCTATCATTGCGAAACAATCACATAGGAGAAGACGGAGCACGTCTGATAAGCTTAGCTCTCTGCAAGAGCCTCCTGTCACTCAACTTGGCCTTCAACGCCGTCGGCAACGTTGGCGCTACTTATCTCGCACAG gGATTGCGTCTCAATCGAACTTTGCTGTATCTTTCCCTGGCTAACAATCACATCGGTGACGCAGGAGCAGCCCAGTTGGCTCAG GTGTTTGGCCCCTTTGCTCTGACACATGAAGAAATAGTCGAGAGGAGGAGGGagttgaaaaagaaagaacaactg GACGACACCAAAAAAGATGAGAAGCCACTAACAAATCAGACCATGACAATgacaggaagaaaagaggacaccaaaggggaaaagaaaaaaa CTTCAGATACCAAGCTGTTGCAAGGTAAAGGTGCAAAATCAGATGGAAAGGACAAGCAACCTTCAGTGAAAGAACAAGAG ACAGATGAAGTGGTTGAGACGCAAAGCCCTTTGCTGGATCCTGAAATACAGACCATTGCAGGGAAAGTGATTTATCCAGGCAACACAACACTTCTCTCTCTGAACTTGTCCG GCAATGAACTGACACAGCAGTCACTTCAGATGTTCCTGCAATCTGTGGCATGTAAGGGA AGAGGCCTCCAGCATATTTCTCTTAAT aggAACAGCTTCCCTCCAGATTGTGAGACCTTTGTGAAACTTCAGGAACTGATGTCACTTAAGGATCCACTAAAAAGAACCACTTCAGCTCAGGTGGATGCTGAGCAAGGACAAGCAGCATAA